One stretch of Bos indicus x Bos taurus breed Angus x Brahman F1 hybrid chromosome 22, Bos_hybrid_MaternalHap_v2.0, whole genome shotgun sequence DNA includes these proteins:
- the MKRN2OS gene encoding MKRN2 opposite strand protein: MRRRKSGELAPLARDREAMQCPEAGKPIIKVNHCQKYVYSFGVPRRCPLCGQDVGSRRLEEAPVSISEPFTNGHREKCSFLLRPTRGTFLREYDGRSDLHVGITNTGGVVYNYTVHGVQRDEVGWEQSVSVPLLRPGLFGLLDQWDKYLEDFSATGAWLPHRYEEDHHNCYSYALAFINCVLATEGEEQLDRDEFTEKFVVPRTRKASKYITLYRAIEERGFYVTDPPGP, translated from the exons ATGAGGAGAAGGAAGTCCGGGGAGCTCGCCCCGCTTGCCCGGGACAGGGAAGCCATGCAGTGCCCAGAGGCCGGGAAGCCTATCATCAAGGTCAACCACTGTCAGAAGTACGTCTACAGCTTCGGGGTGCCGAGGCGCTGCCCCCTCTGCGGGCAGGATGTGGGCTCCAGGAGGCTGGAGGAAGCGCCCGTCAGCATCTCTGAGCCGTTTACCAACGGCCATCGAGAAAAGTGCTCCTTCCTCCTCAGGCCGACTCGAGGGACGTTTCTCAG GGAGTACGACGGAAGGTCTGATCTTCACGTGGGAATAACCAACACGGGCG GAGTTGTGTATAACTACACGGTGCACGGTGTCCAGCGAGACGAGGTGGGCTGGGAGCAGAGTGTGAGCGTCCCGCTCCTGCGGCCAGGCCTGTTCGGACTGCTGGACCAGTGGGACAAGTACCTGGAGGACTTCTCCGCCACGGGGGCCTGGCTGCCTCACAG GTATGAAGAGGATCACCACAACTGCTACAGCTACGCCCTCGCGTTCATTAACTGCGTCCTGGCCACAGAGGGCGAGGAGCAGCTGGACCGAGACGAGTTCACGGAGAAGTTCGTGGTCCCGAGGACGAGGAAGGCTTCCAAGTACATCACGCTCTACCGTGCGATAGAAGAGCGAGGCTTCTATGTCACCGACCCCCCTGGTCCCTAG